A portion of the Pecten maximus unplaced genomic scaffold, xPecMax1.1, whole genome shotgun sequence genome contains these proteins:
- the LOC117320345 gene encoding uncharacterized protein LOC117320345 has product MTSLMTDADDMTTHSVLTDTDDLSTNRSVLTDTDDLSTHRSVLTDTDDLATQDIITIASDLQKLLVHHDRSLQQIVLIDRYIARLTRQALVYLEQKRKGQALRILTHRAIANGIKFLYRLYRLRKWQQVQQVVTTIMYTLGQEAPSLPTPSDYPSLSDPETDQTTGISKTLSVVHSVHYRYD; this is encoded by the exons ATGACCTCCCTGATGACTGATGCTGACGATATGACCACACATAGTGTTCTTACAGATACAGATGATCTGTCCACAAACAGAAGTGTCCTCACAGATACAGATGATCTGTCCACACACAGAAGTGTCCTCACAGACACTGACGATCTGGCCACACAGGATATCATTACCATAGCCTCTGACCTGCAGAAACTATTGGTCCACCATGATCGGTCCCTCCAACAGATCGTCCTCATAG acagatatatagCCAGACTGACCAGGCAGGCTCTTGTCTACCTCGAACAGAAACGTAAAGGCCAGGCTCTGAGGATCCTCACACACAGGGCAATAGCCAATGGAATCAAGTTCCTGTATCGCCTCTACCGTCTACGCAAGTGGCAGCAAGTACAGCAAGTTGTGACGACCATAATGTATACCCTAGGACAGGAGGCTCCATCTCTCCCAACACCATCAGACTACCCAAGTCTCTCTGACCCGGAGACTGACCAGACCACAGGTATCTCAAAAACACTCAGTGTTGTCCACAGTGTCCATTACAGGTATGATTAg